Sequence from the Pectobacterium brasiliense genome:
TTGGTGAAAAACCAAGGGGAGTGTGGTCAAAAAATAAGATCAGTTCAAGGGTGAAATGTTAAATGTATTATGGTTGAAACATTTTGTAATACTGATGATTGGATAATTTGGGTTTTATAAGAAACGATTTTCTTTTAAAGTAACCGAAAATCATAAAGTTATTTTTTTTGTAGGGAATAAATGTACTCGGGTTTCTTTATTGGTTGGGTTTTAAATGGGTATTTTGATTGTGGCAATCGCTGCCGCTAGTGCAAGGAAATCATCTTAAGTCAAAATATACTATCATCGGCATATTCAATATTTTTTACGTGATGCGTCAATTTTATCGTGAATTTTAGTTTGTTAAAAAATAATTATTATTAGTCGCTATATGGCGTTTCTTTAGGTGATAAGCCAAAAATAGACCTCATTATTCATCGCGGTTTATTGGCTAAATTATCATTGGCATGACGTCTATTTTCATGAAGGTCATGCTGACAATCTTGCGCAGGTCTCATTAAAAATGAGCGAGGCCGAAGCACTCGCTCAGGAAGAACCCGACGCAGAGTGAATGCGTCGGGCTTAACGCGTTTATTTACAGTTAGCTGCTGTCAGGACTGCCTGGTTTTTACCTACGCCAGCATAGTTTGCCAGTTTATCTTTCACGCACTGTGCGGAAACTGGTGAGTAGCTATACGGAACGGCTGGGAATTTACCTGTGCTCTTCCAGTCATCCGCATTAATGTGCGGGGTAGATGGTTTACCCCAAGTGATCTTGTATTTAGCAAAATCAGATGGGCTGGTAATGTTGTTGTTACGGAGTTCCCAGGTACCGAAGTTAGAATCGTCGTTACGTGCAGTCACTGGGTTAAGTGCATTTTCGAACCAGTTACTTTCGATCAGTGCGATCCCTTTCTGACGGACGTTAAAGCCTGAACTTTTGATACCGTCATACAGGTTGTTATAAGCATGCACTTGACCACCACGTTGCAGCGGCAGACGTGAGTTAACATCGCTGTAAATATTGTGATGGTAAGTCAGGTTACGACCGGTATCCGTGTTGCTTGAGCCGCTCAACCCGACCTTTTTCACGCCATGGATATAGTTGTACGACACGGTGACATTGGTTGAGGCTTTCTTGATATCAACCGCTGATTCAAAGGTGGTGTCGTTGTCTGGCGTACCAGCACATTCGAAGTTCTTGGCGAAGATCTCGTTGTGGTCGATCCAAACGTTCGGCGTGTTATCAATGCGGATGGCATCGCCATCTTTTGCCCCGCCCGGCATATAGCCGAAGCGCATGTTACGCACGACAACGTTGGAAGAGTTAACCATCCAGATACCGAAGTTAG
This genomic interval carries:
- the pelA gene encoding pectate lyase PelA; this translates as MKYLLPSAAAGLLLIAAQPTMAANTGGYATTDGGDVSGAVKKTARSLQEIVDIIEAAKKDSSGKAVKGGAYPLVITYNGNEDALIKAAEANICGQWSKDPRGVEIKEFTKGITILGTNGSSANFGIWMVNSSNVVVRNMRFGYMPGGAKDGDAIRIDNTPNVWIDHNEIFAKNFECAGTPDNDTTFESAVDIKKASTNVTVSYNYIHGVKKVGLSGSSNTDTGRNLTYHHNIYSDVNSRLPLQRGGQVHAYNNLYDGIKSSGFNVRQKGIALIESNWFENALNPVTARNDDSNFGTWELRNNNITSPSDFAKYKITWGKPSTPHINADDWKSTGKFPAVPYSYSPVSAQCVKDKLANYAGVGKNQAVLTAANCK